The stretch of DNA TCTTCGCGGAAAAACAAGCCGCGGGCGGCTGGTGACACGGCAGCCCACGAATTGCTGCAAGCCACCCCTTCCGACGACAACAGCCTCGAAGAGTCCTGGGAAGATGAGTATCGCCGCAGGCTGGCTGGCATTGCGATTGAACGCATCAAAGGAGAGTTCCAACCCAACACCTGGGAAGCCTTCTGGGGGACAGCCGTCAACGGAGAGTCGGCGACGGATGTGGGCGAGCGGTTGGGAATGTCCAGTGGTGCGGTGTATGTAGCCAAGAGCCGCGTGCTTGCCCGTCTGAAAGAGCAGGTTCAGCGGTTGATCGATGAAGAGGATCAGTAGTCATGCCATCACAGCCCGCCCCTTTTCCTGCAGAGCATTCGACCGGAAAGAGTTCGTCAGATATTGATCTGACAACGAATTCATCGACCACCGAAGCCCGGCAGATCTGTGATTCGCCCTGTCCTTCGGTCGAAGTGCTCAAGCAAGTCATGCTCGGGACGCTCGATTCGCAGCAGCAGCAGGTCTGTATCTGCCATCTCGATCATTGCACGGCTTGCCAGCAGGCCTTGGAACGATTGGCGACTGGCGATTGCGCACTCGGTCGAAAGATGGGCCAGCTGTGCCAGCATGTCGATCAGACTGTTCCCGAATCGGGTTCAGCCTATTGGCCCGCTTTACGCGAGGTCGAAGTCGATCTGGCAGAGACCTTTGTTCCGGAACTGAGCCCACTCCCCAGTTCTCTATCAGGTCTTGGCACAGAGGGTGCGGCCTCAAACTCTGGATCGAGTGGAAAGCCTTCGAACTTTTCTCATCCCAGCCGGGGAGATTTGAAGCTCGACTTTCTTTTGCCTCCCGAAGACCCGGCCTATCTCGGGCGGCTTTCTCACTTTGATATCTCACGCGTCATTGGTCGCGGTGGCATGGGTGTGGTGCTGGAAGCGTTTGATACGCATCTCCAGCGGGCTGTCGCCATCAAAGTGCTTGATCCGGAACTTGCCTCCAATGAGACCGCCCGGCTGCGCTTCTGCCGGGAAGCTCGAGCCGCAGCCGCCATTACTC from Planctopirus ephydatiae encodes:
- a CDS encoding RNA polymerase sigma factor, with amino-acid sequence MDRVLQNSPITRVSLLLRLRDTADHSAWQQFAELYGPVIYRFARGRGLQDADAADVMQDTLRSVSNAIGRLDYDSAKGSFRGWLFTIARNKIFNLLSSRKNKPRAAGDTAAHELLQATPSDDNSLEESWEDEYRRRLAGIAIERIKGEFQPNTWEAFWGTAVNGESATDVGERLGMSSGAVYVAKSRVLARLKEQVQRLIDEEDQ